The DNA window GAGCCGGTTGTTAAACGCGCATGGCGTGTAGACGATGTGGAAGCTCTTCCCGACATCATGGATAAGGCATTCCGCCTTGCTGAGTCCGGCCGTCCCGGACCTGTCCTGATTGATATGCCGATGGATATGTTCTCACGCGAGATGGAAGATTATCTCTGGGATCGTACTTATAAAGACAGCCATTTGACCATGCGTCCTGCACTGGATCCGGCAGCCGCCAAAGCCATTGCCAAGAAACTCGTTGAGGCAAAGAGCCCGGTGCTCCATGCCGGCGGCGGAATCCTGCTTTCCCAGGCATCCGAAGAACTGGCTGCCCTGGCCGAGTTTCTGGATATTCCGGTATCTCGTACACTGATGGGACAGGGATGCCTCTCAGACCGTCATCCTCTTATGATTGGACAGACAGGTTTCTGGGGACTTGAATTTACACATTCCCTTACCACAAAAGCCGATGTCATCCTTGGCCTTGGAACACGTTTCGCAGAGGCGGACAGCTCCAGCTGGTACCGCGGCGTAACCTTTGACCCTGACTATACGACATTCCTTCAGATCGATATTGATCCGATGGAAATCGGCCGCAACTATCCGGTTGAAATCGGCGCCATCGGCGACCTGAAGATTGGCCTGGCACAGATTCTGGAAGAAGTTAAGAAGATCTGTCCGGAAGGCAAGAAGAATCCTGAGCTGAGGGCAAAGATTGCCGAGGCAAAGGCAGCTTTCAAGAACACGAACGTTGATATTGCAAACGACAACCGCTTCCCGATGACTCCACAGCGCATCTTAAAGGATGTAAAGGAAGTTATTCCGGAAGATGCAGTAATCTTCACCGATGTAGGCTGGAACAAGAACGGTGTTGCACAGCAGTTCGACATCACGGTTCCGGGAACCATCCATCACTCCTCCGGCCTTGCGACAATGGGCTTTGGCGCATCCGCAGTACTCGGCGGCAAGATGGCTGCTCCTGATAAAATCTGCCTGACGCTGACAGGCGACGGCGGCTTCGGTGTAAACCCAACCTGCCTTGCAACTGCAGTAGAGCAGAATATCGCATGTACATGGGTGGTTATGAACAACTCCGCATTTGGTACAATCGCAGGACTTGAGAATGCCAACTACCATACAAAATTCGGTACCGTATTCCACACACCGGACGGTGAGAGCTACACACCACGCTGGGCCGATGTTGCAAAAGCATACGGCGTTGAGTCCATCTGTGTAAGCTCCGCAGAAGAGTTTAAACCGGCCCTTGAGAAAGCACTGGAAGCCAACAGGGCAGGACGTCCGTTCCTGGTAGAGGCTCCGATGGAGAACATCGTGGTTCCAACCCCAGGCTGCTGGAATATCAACGATATCTTCAGCCCGAACGACCTTGTAAAAGAAGGTAAGCTGGTGAAGGATGAGCACGGAAGATTCGTAGCTCCAAGCCATGCAAAATCCCACAATGCGAAATAAGAAATAAAGTAAAAAGACATAAAGCGGCCAAGTAATAAAGCAGCCAAGTAATATAGCACATAAGCAATAAAGCACATAAGTAATAAATGAAAGGGAGCCGCCAAATCACCTGAGTTTCAGTGATTTGGCGGCTCTCTCAATTGAGTTCCGGTATGTTAAGGCCAGGCGGTGGGGGCGCCTATGCCAGATCCGGTTTTTCCCACAGGTTCAGCGAAGTGCCGAGTCCCAGTTTCTTTGCGTTCTGGAGCAGCTGGTATCCCCAGGCTACGTCATAGACCGGCATACCGCCCATACCGAACAGAATCTTCTCATCCTCGTTCTTGCGTCCCGGGATCTTGCCTGCCGTGATGTCTCCGAGATTGTCAATCTGTTTTTTCGTCATAAGGCCCTCATCAATTAAATCGAGATATTTCGTACCAATCAGTCCCATGATATTCCAATACGGCGTTGTAAGTTCCTCCGACCATGCCTCGTACATCTTCCAGTTATCTACTACACGGCGGCAGCGGTCGCTGATCAGGAAATCAGAATCCATGTCAATACCGGCCGGGAGTGAGACAAATACGCCGGGTTTCAGCCAGTCTTCTTCAATGCGCGGATAAACTTTTCCGGAAGCCGCGACATTGACAATATCGGCTCCGCGGACAGCGTCCTCAACGCTGGAGCAGATCTCCACGTTTTTAACCGTCGGATAAGTCTCTCTGATAAAGGCGGCCAGACGCTCGGCCGGTTCCGGGAATACATCGTAGATGCGTACGGTTTCAATCCCCGGCCTGCTGTCGATGAGGGACATAAAGCAGGTACGGCTGATAACGCCGGCTGCGATCAGGGCGCATGTTTTAGCGTCTTCCCTGGCAAGGTATTTTGCTCCCACGCCTGGGATTGCTCCCGTTCTGATTGCACTGATCAGGTTGGCGCTCATCAGGGCCAGAGGAGCTCCCGTATCGGCGTCATTGAGCATTACCATGAGAATGGAGCGGGGCAGTCCCTTTTCCAGGTTTGCCTTATTTGATCCGTACCATTTTTCTCCCGCAACATGGAACCGGCCGCCCAGATAGGTTGTCATTGCCATAAAACGGCGGTCTGGTCCGTTCTTAGGCATATTTGGGAACTGCGGTTCATCCGGGAATGAGATCAGGATGCCGTGGGAATTGTGGTTTCTTCCGCCCATGACATAGTCTCCCTGTCCCAGGAGGGTAAATACTTCCTCCATCACGCCGACACATTCATGCATGTTCTTGACACCGGCTTTAATCATTTCCTGCTCATCCAGATACAAAAAATCAATTTTTGTGCTGCTCATAATAAAAATCCTCCTTTATTTTTAAATTCATTACTTTCTTTCACTTCATGTATTGGACTTCTGCACACTTTTATGGAATCCTTTCAGCCTCCATGTAATCAGCAGAACGACCAGGAAGGCTCCTGCCAGGGCCAGCGTATAAGGTACCGCAAATCCCGTGGCGATTAATATCGGGCCCATCGTGACGACGGTCAGTTCCGCCCACATGTTTCCAAACAGGTAAGAAAGTGAGAAGTCGTCCAGGGTTCCGCTCTTAAAGTTGGGATCGCAGATCCTGAGAACCGTGATACCGATTGCCGTAACGCCCGAGGCCCAGCCGTAGGTGAAGATTCCCTTTTCAAACCAGTCTTTGGTGAACATCCTGGGAGCCAGCCACACGGCTATAAATATGTTGAACAGGATGCCGCAGGTGAACAGAATGGCCAGAGACACCGCATATTTTACCACTACGCCGAGCTGGATGGAGGCCACGCCGAAACCAACCAGATAATCTGTAAATGTACTGCTGAGACGCGTAATCACCCTCCGGTCTACATACTTGTCGGCTCCTCCAAGCCTCATCAGTTTCATGACGATGAAACCAACCAGTACCGCCAGGGAAAAGACCGGCAGGCTCAACTTCGGATTCAGGTACAGTACAAAATCAGCAATTTTCTTCGCTCCGTAGGCTACCACAAAGAGAAGGGCAGTATGAACCGCCAGCGGATCCACGGAGATGGTGGAAAAAGATTCCCGGCCCATTACCTCCCGCTCCTGTTCCGGGATCAGTCCGGTACGGAAGCTCTCGGGGAGTTTGACAAAGTCTGTAATATAGTTTGTATAGCCCTTTTTCGTAGCCAGTTTAATTAAAATAATACCGCCTATCAATCCCGACAGAATTCCCACCGTAGCGGAAGTCATGCCTAAGGCCCCGGCATCTTCCCAGCCCATTCCGGCAAAGGAATCTCCAACCGCGGCTGCTGTTCCGTGGCCGCCTACAAAGCCTGTGGGGAGCATGTAGCCAAAGCCCGGGTGAGTGCCAAAAACAGGAACGAACAGCAGAAGGCCTAAAACCATAGCCCACAGATGCTGCCCAAGATAAGTCACCAATTGGAAACTCCACATCTGAATGACACCGGAACTGCTTTTCTCTTTTTTGACATTTTCCTGTGAAAGCGGAAGCGCTGCGAACACCAGGACAATCAACGCGCCGGAATAGGAACCGAAGGCGGAGGAAAATGGTATTATTCCAAGGCCGTTTGGCCCCAAGATCAGTCCAAGCACGCCTGCCGTCAGTGATGCCGGAATAAAAAGCTCCTGAAGAATTTTTACCTTTGCCCTCAGCAGCTGTCCCAGAAGTATCAGGGCACTCATCAGGCCGAAGTCCAATATTACATCCCAAAAACTCATTGTAACCCTCCTTTTCGTTATTTAACTTGCCATGGCACTTTATTAATAAGCAACTTCCGTGCCAAAATGCCTCTCATGTTCAAAATAGGTAAAATTAACCATAATAAGGCCATTATCCGGTTGTAAAAACCCGTGTCATGTGTAATAATTACTGTAAACAGGGTGATTTATCACCCTTACACGTGTCATCTGAGTACGGTGCGATATCTCATGACATCTCGTGTCTCACTGAAAGGAGGCTGCTGTTTGAATACTTTGCTTAGTGGAATACAAAATGAACTTCAGATTTTAGCTGACAACACTTCAAGCGCCCTGAACCT is part of the [Clostridium] symbiosum genome and encodes:
- a CDS encoding thiamine pyrophosphate-binding protein — its product is MSKKLVSDLMVDYLERRDVKYVFGLCGHTVIGLLDALSRNDKVKYISNRHEAVASTAADGYARLTHKASVVLCHLGPGLTNVLTGVANAAFDSIPMVVIAGDVPSYYFGRHPHQEVNMHGDATQYKMLEPVVKRAWRVDDVEALPDIMDKAFRLAESGRPGPVLIDMPMDMFSREMEDYLWDRTYKDSHLTMRPALDPAAAKAIAKKLVEAKSPVLHAGGGILLSQASEELAALAEFLDIPVSRTLMGQGCLSDRHPLMIGQTGFWGLEFTHSLTTKADVILGLGTRFAEADSSSWYRGVTFDPDYTTFLQIDIDPMEIGRNYPVEIGAIGDLKIGLAQILEEVKKICPEGKKNPELRAKIAEAKAAFKNTNVDIANDNRFPMTPQRILKDVKEVIPEDAVIFTDVGWNKNGVAQQFDITVPGTIHHSSGLATMGFGASAVLGGKMAAPDKICLTLTGDGGFGVNPTCLATAVEQNIACTWVVMNNSAFGTIAGLENANYHTKFGTVFHTPDGESYTPRWADVAKAYGVESICVSSAEEFKPALEKALEANRAGRPFLVEAPMENIVVPTPGCWNINDIFSPNDLVKEGKLVKDEHGRFVAPSHAKSHNAK
- a CDS encoding tyramine oxidase subunit B → MSSTKIDFLYLDEQEMIKAGVKNMHECVGVMEEVFTLLGQGDYVMGGRNHNSHGILISFPDEPQFPNMPKNGPDRRFMAMTTYLGGRFHVAGEKWYGSNKANLEKGLPRSILMVMLNDADTGAPLALMSANLISAIRTGAIPGVGAKYLAREDAKTCALIAAGVISRTCFMSLIDSRPGIETVRIYDVFPEPAERLAAFIRETYPTVKNVEICSSVEDAVRGADIVNVAASGKVYPRIEEDWLKPGVFVSLPAGIDMDSDFLISDRCRRVVDNWKMYEAWSEELTTPYWNIMGLIGTKYLDLIDEGLMTKKQIDNLGDITAGKIPGRKNEDEKILFGMGGMPVYDVAWGYQLLQNAKKLGLGTSLNLWEKPDLA
- a CDS encoding sodium/glutamate symporter gives rise to the protein MSFWDVILDFGLMSALILLGQLLRAKVKILQELFIPASLTAGVLGLILGPNGLGIIPFSSAFGSYSGALIVLVFAALPLSQENVKKEKSSSGVIQMWSFQLVTYLGQHLWAMVLGLLLFVPVFGTHPGFGYMLPTGFVGGHGTAAAVGDSFAGMGWEDAGALGMTSATVGILSGLIGGIILIKLATKKGYTNYITDFVKLPESFRTGLIPEQEREVMGRESFSTISVDPLAVHTALLFVVAYGAKKIADFVLYLNPKLSLPVFSLAVLVGFIVMKLMRLGGADKYVDRRVITRLSSTFTDYLVGFGVASIQLGVVVKYAVSLAILFTCGILFNIFIAVWLAPRMFTKDWFEKGIFTYGWASGVTAIGITVLRICDPNFKSGTLDDFSLSYLFGNMWAELTVVTMGPILIATGFAVPYTLALAGAFLVVLLITWRLKGFHKSVQKSNT